In Amycolatopsis sp. FBCC-B4732, the genomic stretch GGAGCGCAGCTCGCGGAACACCGTGACCACCCGGCGGATCTCGGCCAGCTCGGCGGCCTCGGTGGGCAGCTGCAGCGACTTGCCGAGCTCCGCGACCCGCCTGCTGACGATCTCGACCTCCGCGTCGGCGCTGTCCGGCAGCGGCAGCACGACCGTGTTGAACCGCCGCCGCAGCGCGCTCGACAGCTCGTTGACGCCCTTGTCGCGGTTGTTCGCCGTCGCGATCAGGTTGAAGCCCGGCCGCGCCTGCACCTCGGTGCCCAGCTCGGGGATCGGCAGTGTCTTCTCGGACAGGATCGTGATCAGCGAGTCCTGGACGTCGGCCGGGATGCGGGTCAGCTCCTCGAGCCGGGCCAGCTTCCCGTCCCGCATCGCGTGCAGCAGCGGGCTTTCCACGAGCGCGGCGGTGCTCGGCCCTTCGGCGATCAGCCGGGCGTAGTTCCAGCCGTAGCGGATCGACTCCTCGGACGTGCCCGCGGTGCCCTGCACCAGCAGCGTCGAGTCGCCGCTGATCGCGGCGGACAGGTGTTCGGACACCCACGTCTTCGCCGTGCCCGGCACGCCGAGCAGCAGCAGCGCGCGGTCGGTGGCCAGGGTGGCGACGGCGACCTCGACCAGCCGGCGGGGGCCGACGTACTTCGGCGTGAGCACGGTGCCGTCCGGCAGGGTGCCGCCGAGCAGGTATTCGACG encodes the following:
- a CDS encoding AAA family ATPase encodes the protein MTAPATVLRPHAEQDYAAELAALAAADDRAKPPNWLLSPWAVVEYLLGGTLPDGTVLTPKYVGPRRLVEVAVATLATDRALLLLGVPGTAKTWVSEHLSAAISGDSTLLVQGTAGTSEESIRYGWNYARLIAEGPSTAALVESPLLHAMRDGKLARLEELTRIPADVQDSLITILSEKTLPIPELGTEVQARPGFNLIATANNRDKGVNELSSALRRRFNTVVLPLPDSADAEVEIVSRRVAELGKSLQLPTEAAELAEIRRVVTVFRELRSGRTEDGRTAVKSPSGTLSTAEAISVLTGGLALAAHFGDGVLRPHDVAAGIHGAVVKDPVADRAIWIEYLETVVRERDGWADFYRAGQEIS